One genomic region from Candidatus Endomicrobiellum trichonymphae encodes:
- the coaE gene encoding dephospho-CoA kinase (Dephospho-CoA kinase (CoaE) performs the final step in coenzyme A biosynthesis.), which translates to MIIGLTGGIAAGKSESAKYFESLGACAIDADAIAHELTAKGMPALDELSKSFGGSILLSSGDLNRKKLADIIFSDEKAKLRIEKIIHSHIISRINEIISQNIMRSNIVIDAPLLFEVGLDRICDKSAVVRVSYNIQVERLVLRDKLNADQAKRRISSQMPMEKKVELADFVIDNSGSKENLKKRVKDLYKLLTSEVKII; encoded by the coding sequence ATGATAATAGGTTTGACGGGCGGGATTGCTGCTGGAAAAAGTGAAAGCGCTAAATATTTTGAATCGCTCGGCGCCTGTGCTATAGATGCCGACGCAATAGCGCACGAACTGACCGCCAAAGGCATGCCGGCTTTAGACGAACTGTCGAAAAGTTTTGGAGGCAGTATTTTGCTTTCCAGCGGAGATCTAAACAGAAAAAAACTTGCCGATATAATTTTTTCAGATGAGAAAGCAAAACTCAGGATTGAAAAAATTATTCACTCTCATATAATTTCGCGTATAAATGAAATAATTTCGCAAAATATAATGAGGAGCAATATAGTAATTGACGCACCGCTTCTTTTTGAGGTCGGGTTAGACAGAATATGTGATAAAAGCGCAGTTGTTCGGGTTTCGTATAATATTCAGGTAGAACGGCTAGTGCTGCGCGATAAACTAAATGCTGATCAGGCAAAAAGGAGAATTAGTTCCCAGATGCCGATGGAAAAAAAAGTTGAACTTGCCGACTTTGTAATAGATAATTCCGGATCTAAAGAAAATTTGAAAAAAAGAGTAAAGGACTTATATAAATTGTTGACATCCGAAGTAAAAATAATATAA
- the rho gene encoding transcription termination factor Rho — MDVSVLSKRTMAELIEIAKSFKVDSVAGLRKQELIAKIFEAQTKENKSVYDEGVLEILPDGFGFLRSPDYNYLPGPDDIYISPSQIKKFALRKGDTVAGYVRPPQSQQERYFALLQVRSINGQENLENIRDRDLFDNLTPLYPDEKMVLETKKEEISMRIIDMLVPIGKGQRVLINAAPRTGKTVLLQKIANAVTKNNPDIVLMVLLIDERPEEVTDMQRSVKGEVISSTFDEPSDRHIQVAEMVIEKAKRIVENGKHVVVLLDSITRLARAYNTAMPSSGRILSGGLDSNALQRPKRFFGAARNIEEGGSLTIIGTALVETGSRMDDVIFEEFKGTGNCEIYLDRKLADRRIFPSIDLLRSGTRKEELLLSEDEKNKMWILRKWMNSMNSIEVMEELSKRLLNSKSNKDFLKQMELSSMERL; from the coding sequence ATGGATGTGTCGGTTTTGTCAAAACGGACAATGGCAGAGCTTATAGAAATTGCAAAGAGTTTTAAAGTTGATTCTGTTGCAGGTTTAAGAAAACAAGAGTTAATAGCAAAAATTTTTGAGGCGCAGACAAAAGAAAACAAATCGGTTTACGATGAAGGGGTTTTAGAAATTCTGCCTGACGGTTTTGGCTTTTTGCGTTCTCCGGATTACAATTATCTGCCGGGTCCGGACGATATATACATATCTCCTTCACAAATAAAGAAATTTGCCTTAAGAAAAGGCGATACGGTTGCGGGTTATGTTCGTCCCCCTCAGTCGCAGCAGGAACGCTATTTTGCGCTTCTTCAGGTAAGGTCAATCAACGGACAGGAAAATCTTGAAAATATAAGAGACCGCGATCTTTTTGATAATTTAACGCCGCTTTATCCTGACGAAAAAATGGTTCTTGAAACAAAAAAAGAAGAAATATCGATGAGAATTATAGATATGCTTGTTCCTATAGGGAAGGGACAGAGAGTTTTGATTAATGCTGCTCCGAGAACGGGCAAAACCGTTCTTCTGCAAAAAATAGCTAATGCAGTAACTAAAAATAATCCCGATATTGTTCTTATGGTTCTGTTGATAGATGAAAGACCGGAAGAAGTTACGGATATGCAGCGTTCAGTTAAAGGCGAAGTCATATCCTCAACTTTTGACGAGCCGTCAGACAGGCACATACAGGTTGCCGAAATGGTTATAGAAAAAGCCAAACGAATAGTTGAAAACGGAAAACACGTAGTTGTTCTTTTGGATTCCATTACAAGGCTTGCAAGAGCTTACAATACGGCAATGCCGTCAAGCGGAAGAATTCTTTCCGGCGGTCTCGATTCAAATGCTCTGCAGAGACCTAAAAGATTTTTTGGAGCTGCAAGAAATATTGAAGAAGGCGGCAGTCTTACTATTATAGGCACTGCTCTTGTTGAAACAGGAAGCAGAATGGACGATGTCATATTTGAGGAGTTTAAAGGAACCGGTAACTGCGAGATTTATCTTGACAGGAAACTTGCCGACAGAAGAATATTTCCCTCGATAGATCTTTTGCGTTCAGGCACGAGAAAAGAAGAACTCCTTCTAAGCGAAGATGAAAAAAACAAAATGTGGATATTGAGAAAATGGATGAACTCAATGAATTCCATAGAAGTTATGGAAGAGTTAAGCAAAAGATTACTCAACTCAAAATCTAATAAAGATTTCCTAAAACAGATGGAACTTTCCAGTATGGAAAGGTTATAA
- a CDS encoding Panacea domain-containing protein: MNLEKTIQIVNYVLQKYDFSLNYTKLLKLLYIADRECLDRWNFTISEDNYAAMKQGMVLSGLYDFIRGNADKLSQLKWDSYFYRDNYDLRSKHIENCSYDELSEAEKEILDEVDKKYHFKPWDYLVNEVVHKFPEWKEVEDKIRNSSLKIEKEKILSVLDRDEREIKEIISSENAYEKCKNDLKG, encoded by the coding sequence ATGAATTTAGAAAAAACCATTCAGATAGTAAATTACGTTTTACAAAAGTATGATTTCAGTCTAAATTATACCAAACTGTTAAAGCTGCTCTATATTGCCGACAGAGAGTGTTTAGACAGATGGAATTTTACAATTTCTGAAGATAATTATGCTGCGATGAAGCAGGGAATGGTACTCAGCGGGCTTTATGATTTTATCCGCGGAAATGCGGATAAATTATCTCAACTTAAGTGGGATAGTTATTTTTATAGAGACAACTATGATTTGCGTTCCAAACATATAGAGAATTGTTCTTATGACGAATTGAGTGAAGCAGAAAAAGAAATACTGGACGAAGTTGATAAGAAGTATCATTTTAAACCTTGGGATTATTTGGTTAACGAGGTTGTTCATAAATTTCCCGAATGGAAAGAGGTTGAGGATAAGATAAGAAATTCTTCCTTAAAAATTGAAAAAGAAAAAATACTTTCGGTTTTAGACAGAGATGAACGAGAGATAAAAGAGATAATCTCAAGTGAAAATGCGTACGAAAAGTGTAAAAATGATTTGAAAGGCTGA